A stretch of the Sorangium aterium genome encodes the following:
- the proC gene encoding pyrroline-5-carboxylate reductase: protein MASDEGLLRGRKIGFLGGGNMAEALIRGLVQGGAVGAEQIRASDLKGERLSFLRGRYGIETTEDNEALCQWADVLVIAVKPQIVDRILAPISSGLGRSDVVISVAAGVPIDAIEARLPEGARVIRSMPNTAAIALAGATAIAAGSHATSEDVEIARTLFQAVGRVVVLDESLLDAVTGLSGSGPAYVMVMIEALADGGVKVGLGRDAALLLAAQTVYGAAKLQLETGEHPGRLKDMVTSPGGTAIAGLHTLEAGGLRRTLIDAVEAASNRSAELGAQMAQKLRRT from the coding sequence ATGGCGAGCGATGAGGGTCTGCTGCGAGGGCGCAAGATCGGGTTTCTTGGCGGCGGAAACATGGCGGAGGCGCTCATCCGCGGCCTCGTCCAGGGGGGCGCCGTGGGCGCGGAGCAGATCCGCGCGAGCGATCTCAAGGGCGAGCGGCTCTCGTTTCTCCGCGGGCGCTATGGCATCGAGACCACCGAGGACAACGAGGCGCTCTGCCAGTGGGCCGACGTCCTCGTCATCGCCGTCAAGCCGCAGATCGTCGATCGCATCCTCGCCCCCATCTCGTCGGGGCTCGGCCGCTCGGACGTCGTGATCTCGGTGGCGGCCGGCGTGCCGATCGACGCCATCGAGGCGCGCCTGCCCGAGGGCGCGCGCGTCATCCGCAGCATGCCGAACACAGCGGCGATCGCGCTCGCCGGCGCCACGGCGATCGCCGCCGGGAGCCACGCCACGAGCGAGGACGTCGAGATCGCGCGGACCCTGTTCCAGGCGGTCGGCCGCGTCGTCGTGCTCGACGAGTCGCTGCTCGACGCCGTGACCGGCCTGTCGGGCAGCGGCCCGGCCTATGTCATGGTGATGATCGAGGCGCTCGCGGACGGCGGCGTGAAGGTCGGCCTCGGCCGGGACGCGGCGCTGCTGCTCGCGGCGCAGACGGTGTACGGCGCCGCCAAGCTCCAGCTCGAGACCGGCGAGCACCCGGGCCGCCTGAAGGACATGGTGACGAGCCCCGGCGGCACGGCCATCGCGGGGCTCCACACGCTGGAGGCAGGCGGCCTCCGCCGCACCTTGATCGACGCGGTCGAGGCGGCGTCCAACCGCTCGGCCGAGCTGGGCGCCCAGATGGCGCAGAAGCTCCGCCGCACCTGA
- a CDS encoding sigma-70 family RNA polymerase sigma factor, translated as MQTSRDQASAVSRYITHVRQIPELSREEEVELARRWRDHGDEQAAAALALANLRHVVSIAISYRRYGIPLADLIAEGNFGIVHAIRKYDPDRGNRFVTYAAYWIRAYILNHVIHSWSLVGVGSGPLRSKMFFRLRRERARIAGLVGEGEEGDRLLAEKFGAPAEKVLEMAHRLEARDVSLDTKVFEDGARSLVDTLPADDQDQEERFSRAEEGALLRERLTQAVENLDPRERYIVETRMMADPEEELSLAEIGRRLGVSRERARQLEARAKKKLRDRLQPLAA; from the coding sequence GTGCAAACGTCCCGAGATCAGGCCAGCGCGGTTTCGCGCTACATCACGCATGTTCGGCAGATCCCGGAGCTGTCGCGCGAGGAAGAAGTCGAGCTCGCTCGACGGTGGCGGGACCACGGCGACGAGCAGGCCGCAGCCGCGCTCGCGCTCGCAAACCTGAGGCATGTTGTCTCGATAGCCATCAGCTACCGGCGTTACGGGATCCCGCTCGCCGATCTCATCGCCGAGGGGAACTTCGGGATCGTCCACGCGATCCGCAAGTACGACCCGGACCGCGGAAACCGCTTCGTGACCTACGCGGCCTACTGGATCCGGGCGTACATCCTGAACCACGTCATCCACTCCTGGAGCCTGGTCGGCGTGGGCTCGGGCCCGCTCCGCTCGAAGATGTTCTTCCGGTTGCGGCGGGAGCGGGCGCGCATCGCGGGCCTCGTGGGCGAGGGGGAGGAGGGGGATCGGCTGCTGGCCGAGAAGTTCGGCGCGCCCGCGGAGAAGGTGCTGGAGATGGCTCACCGGCTGGAGGCCCGGGACGTCTCGCTCGACACGAAGGTGTTCGAGGACGGCGCCCGGTCGCTTGTCGACACGCTGCCCGCGGACGATCAGGACCAGGAGGAGCGCTTCTCGCGCGCAGAGGAGGGGGCCCTGCTCCGGGAGCGGCTGACGCAGGCGGTCGAGAACCTGGACCCGCGGGAGCGGTACATCGTCGAGACCCGGATGATGGCGGATCCCGAGGAGGAGCTGTCGCTCGCCGAGATCGGGCGTCGCCTGGGCGTGTCGCGCGAGCGGGCTCGGCAGCTCGAGGCGCGCGCCAAGAAAAAGCTGCGCGACCGCCTCCAGCCGCTGGCAGCGTAG
- the erpA gene encoding iron-sulfur cluster insertion protein ErpA, whose translation MITITQKAAEKVMEIATAEELLGQGLRLRVVGGGCAGFSYDLYFEDKPTEFDEEFEDRGVKLYIDPLSFQYLDGTEIDYVEGLHGSGFKFSNPSVKSTCGCGSSFSV comes from the coding sequence ATGATCACGATCACGCAGAAGGCAGCCGAGAAGGTGATGGAGATCGCGACAGCGGAGGAGCTGCTGGGGCAGGGGTTGCGCCTGCGCGTCGTGGGCGGTGGGTGCGCCGGCTTCTCGTACGACCTGTACTTCGAGGACAAGCCCACGGAGTTCGACGAGGAGTTCGAGGACAGAGGAGTCAAGCTCTACATCGACCCGTTGAGCTTCCAGTACCTGGACGGCACGGAGATCGACTACGTGGAAGGCCTCCACGGCTCGGGCTTCAAGTTCAGCAACCCGTCGGTGAAGAGCACCTGCGGCTGCGGCTCCTCGTTCTCCGTCTGA
- the metH gene encoding methionine synthase codes for MNGSERPARIEEILEHRILCLDGAMGTMIQRYRLGEADYRGERFRDHAIDLKGNSDLLVLTRPDVISEIHGAYLDAGADIIETNTFTGTSIAQADYRLESLAYEINLTGAQIARQAADAWTARTPGKPRFVAGSMGPTPKTLSISPSVSDPSFRAVGFDELRRAFAEQVRGLVDGGVDVILAETFLDTLNMKACLVAMEEVFAEKGRRLPILLSVTITDRSGRTLSGQTIDAFWTSVEHASPLSVGLNCALGASDMRPYLVDLAKLARARVSCYPNAGLPNAFGEYDELPETTSRLLAEFAESGLVNIVGGCCGTTPDHIRAIARATAELRPRPVPAERDGFGRFAGLETLVIRPDTNFLMIGERTNVTGSARFMELIKKGDFTTALEVALDQVRGGANILDVNMDEGMLDSEQAMTTFLNLVATEPEIARIPIMVDSSKWSVIEAGLKCIQGKGIVNSISLKEGPEDFLEKARAVRRYGAGVVVMAFDEIGQAETVERKVAICQRAYRLLTEEAGFDPQDIVFDPNILAVATGIEEHSDFAKSFIEATRIIKATCPGARVSGGVSNLSFSFRGNNVVREAMHSAFLFHAIRAGMDMGIVNAGQLAVYEDIPRDLLERVEDVLFNRRPDATERLVEFAEQVKGKGKKKELDLAWRDGPVEERLSHALVKGLVDFIEADVEEARRKYDKPLSIIEGPLMDGMKIVGELFGAGKMFLPQVVKSARVMKRAVAHLLPFMEAEKAAAGGSSSQGKIVMATVKGDVHDIGKNIVGVVLGCNNYEVIDLGVMVHQDRILEAALREEADMIGLSGLITPSLDEMVSVAREMERRGIRLPLLIGGATTSRQHTAVKIAPEFSGTVVHVLDASRAVGVVSSLLDRANRPAFDAQNREEQARLRELFARKRAKPLVTLAAADEGRLELAWRPEDIARPSFTGRRAVEVPLSEVARYIDWTFFFTAWELRGPFPQILEHPQYGEAARELFDHAQKVLQRIIDGRLLTARGVYGFWPASGEQRDIVLYADEARARELLRFNMLRQQQVKGQGGAEEDGDGGDKAAGGVRPHLSLADFVAPRERGLADHVGAFAVTAGLGLDEIVHAYEKDKDDYSAIVAKALADRLAEAFAELLHERAREDWGYGAGEALTSEELIEEKYRGIRPAFGYPACPDHTEKRKLFALLDAPSVGIELTESCAMTPAASVSGIYLAHPKARYFMVGRLGRDQVADYAKRKGMTVEEVERWLSPNLGYDPKAAVEEVSAVVAA; via the coding sequence ATGAACGGAAGCGAACGCCCCGCGCGCATCGAAGAGATCCTCGAACACAGGATCCTGTGCCTCGACGGCGCGATGGGCACGATGATCCAGCGCTACCGCCTGGGCGAGGCCGACTACCGCGGCGAGCGCTTCCGCGATCACGCGATCGACCTCAAGGGCAACAGCGATCTCCTCGTGCTGACGCGGCCGGACGTCATCTCCGAGATCCACGGCGCGTACCTCGACGCCGGCGCCGATATCATCGAGACGAACACCTTCACGGGCACCTCGATCGCCCAGGCCGACTACCGGCTCGAGTCGCTCGCCTACGAGATCAACCTGACAGGGGCCCAGATCGCCCGGCAGGCGGCCGACGCGTGGACTGCGCGCACGCCCGGCAAGCCGCGCTTCGTCGCGGGCTCGATGGGGCCGACGCCGAAGACGCTGTCGATCTCGCCGAGCGTGAGCGACCCGTCGTTCCGCGCCGTCGGCTTCGACGAGCTGCGGCGGGCGTTCGCGGAGCAGGTGCGCGGGCTCGTCGACGGGGGGGTCGACGTGATCCTCGCGGAGACGTTCCTCGATACGCTGAACATGAAGGCGTGCCTCGTCGCGATGGAAGAGGTCTTCGCGGAGAAGGGGCGGCGCCTGCCGATCCTGCTCAGCGTGACGATCACCGACAGGAGCGGCAGGACGCTCTCCGGCCAGACGATCGACGCCTTCTGGACGAGCGTGGAGCACGCGAGCCCGCTCAGCGTCGGCCTCAACTGCGCCCTCGGCGCGAGCGACATGCGGCCGTACCTCGTGGATCTCGCGAAGCTCGCCCGGGCGCGGGTGAGCTGCTACCCGAACGCGGGCCTCCCCAACGCGTTCGGCGAGTACGACGAGCTCCCGGAGACGACGTCGCGGCTGCTCGCGGAGTTCGCGGAGAGCGGGCTCGTGAACATCGTCGGCGGCTGCTGCGGGACGACGCCGGATCACATCCGCGCGATCGCCCGGGCGACGGCGGAGCTCCGGCCGCGGCCCGTGCCCGCGGAGCGCGACGGCTTCGGGCGCTTCGCCGGCCTGGAGACGCTCGTCATCCGGCCCGACACGAACTTCCTGATGATCGGCGAGCGGACCAACGTGACCGGATCGGCGCGGTTCATGGAGCTCATCAAGAAGGGCGACTTCACGACCGCGCTGGAGGTGGCGCTCGATCAGGTGCGCGGCGGGGCGAACATCCTCGACGTGAACATGGACGAGGGCATGCTCGACTCCGAGCAGGCGATGACGACCTTCCTGAACCTCGTCGCCACCGAGCCCGAGATCGCCCGCATCCCGATCATGGTCGACAGCTCGAAGTGGTCGGTCATCGAGGCGGGGCTCAAGTGCATCCAGGGCAAGGGGATCGTCAACTCGATAAGCCTCAAGGAGGGGCCCGAGGACTTCCTCGAGAAGGCGCGCGCCGTGCGGCGCTACGGGGCGGGGGTCGTGGTGATGGCCTTCGACGAGATCGGCCAGGCCGAGACGGTGGAGCGCAAGGTCGCGATCTGCCAACGCGCGTACAGGCTGCTCACCGAGGAAGCGGGCTTCGATCCGCAGGACATCGTCTTCGACCCGAACATCCTCGCCGTCGCGACCGGCATCGAGGAGCACAGCGACTTCGCGAAGAGCTTCATCGAGGCGACGCGGATCATCAAGGCGACCTGCCCGGGGGCCCGCGTGAGCGGCGGCGTGTCGAACCTGTCGTTCTCGTTCCGCGGGAACAACGTCGTCCGCGAGGCGATGCACTCGGCCTTCCTGTTCCACGCGATCCGGGCCGGAATGGACATGGGCATCGTGAACGCGGGGCAGCTCGCCGTCTACGAGGACATCCCGAGGGACCTGCTCGAGCGGGTGGAGGACGTCCTCTTCAACCGGCGCCCGGACGCGACCGAGCGGCTCGTCGAGTTCGCCGAGCAGGTGAAGGGCAAGGGCAAGAAGAAAGAGCTCGACCTCGCCTGGCGCGACGGCCCGGTCGAGGAGCGGCTGTCGCACGCGCTCGTGAAGGGGCTCGTCGACTTCATCGAGGCGGACGTGGAGGAGGCGCGGAGGAAGTACGACAAGCCGCTCTCCATCATCGAGGGGCCGCTGATGGACGGGATGAAGATCGTCGGCGAGCTGTTCGGCGCCGGGAAGATGTTCCTGCCGCAGGTGGTGAAGAGCGCCCGCGTGATGAAGCGCGCCGTCGCGCACCTCCTGCCGTTCATGGAGGCCGAGAAGGCCGCCGCGGGTGGCTCGTCGTCGCAGGGGAAGATCGTGATGGCGACCGTGAAGGGCGACGTCCACGACATCGGCAAGAACATCGTGGGCGTGGTGCTCGGGTGCAACAACTACGAGGTGATCGACCTCGGCGTGATGGTGCACCAGGACAGGATCCTGGAGGCGGCGCTGCGCGAGGAGGCCGACATGATCGGGCTGAGCGGCCTCATCACGCCGTCGCTCGACGAGATGGTCAGCGTGGCGCGCGAGATGGAGCGCCGGGGAATCCGGCTGCCGCTGCTCATCGGCGGGGCGACGACGAGCCGGCAGCACACGGCGGTGAAGATCGCGCCGGAGTTCAGCGGGACGGTGGTGCACGTGCTCGACGCGTCGCGGGCCGTGGGCGTTGTGTCGAGCCTGCTCGATCGGGCGAACCGGCCTGCCTTCGACGCGCAGAACCGGGAGGAGCAGGCCCGGCTGCGCGAGCTCTTCGCGAGGAAGCGGGCGAAGCCGCTCGTGACGCTCGCCGCGGCGGACGAAGGGCGGCTCGAGCTCGCGTGGCGGCCGGAGGACATCGCGAGGCCGTCGTTCACGGGGCGCCGCGCTGTGGAGGTGCCGCTCTCGGAGGTCGCGAGGTACATCGACTGGACGTTCTTCTTCACCGCGTGGGAGCTCAGGGGGCCGTTCCCGCAGATCCTGGAGCACCCGCAGTACGGCGAGGCGGCGCGCGAGCTGTTCGATCACGCGCAGAAGGTGCTGCAGCGGATCATCGATGGCCGGTTGCTCACGGCGCGGGGCGTCTACGGCTTCTGGCCGGCGAGCGGCGAGCAGCGGGACATCGTGCTCTACGCTGACGAGGCGAGGGCGCGGGAGCTGCTCCGGTTCAACATGCTGCGCCAGCAGCAGGTGAAGGGGCAGGGCGGCGCCGAGGAGGACGGAGACGGCGGCGACAAGGCCGCGGGCGGGGTGAGGCCGCACCTGTCGCTCGCCGACTTCGTGGCGCCGCGGGAGCGCGGGCTCGCCGATCACGTCGGCGCGTTCGCGGTGACGGCCGGGCTCGGGCTCGACGAGATCGTGCACGCGTACGAGAAGGACAAGGACGACTACAGCGCGATCGTCGCGAAGGCGCTGGCGGACCGGCTCGCGGAGGCGTTCGCCGAGCTGCTCCACGAGCGCGCGCGCGAGGACTGGGGGTACGGCGCGGGAGAGGCGTTGACCAGCGAGGAGCTCATCGAGGAGAAGTACCGGGGGATCCGGCCGGCGTTCGGGTACCCGGCGTGCCCGGATCACACCGAGAAGCGCAAGCTGTTCGCGCTGCTCGACGCGCCGTCGGTCGGCATCGAGCTGACGGAGAGCTGCGCGATGACGCCGGCCGCGAGCGTCAGCGGCATCTACCTCGCGCACCCGAAGGCGCGGTATTTCATGGTGGGCCGCCTCGGCAGGGATCAGGTCGCGGACTACGCGAAGCGCAAGGGGATGACGGTCGAGGAGGTGGAACGGTGGCTGTCGCCGAACCTGGGGTATGACCCGAAGGCGGCTGTCGAGGAGGTGAGCGCCGTCGTGGCGGCGTGA
- a CDS encoding class I SAM-dependent methyltransferase: MSEADWFALNRAAWNARTRVHLASKFYDLASFRAGASSLKPIELEQVGDVRGKSLLHLQCHFGQDTLSWARQGARVTGLDLSDEAITAARALAKELSVDARFVEANVYDAPEALGGETFDIVFTSYGVLGWLPDMTRWARAAAACLKPGGALHLVEFHPLVWIFDDAFEQIAYAYDGHGEPIVTEQTGTYADRSAPVTLKEIGFNHGIGTVVSALLDAGLTLERLRELDWSPYDIFPDMVEGPPGQFRMKKFERRLPLVYALTARRRP, translated from the coding sequence ATGTCCGAAGCCGACTGGTTTGCGCTGAACCGCGCCGCCTGGAACGCGCGCACCCGCGTGCACCTGGCGTCCAAATTCTACGATCTGGCCTCGTTCCGGGCCGGAGCGAGCTCTCTCAAGCCGATCGAGCTCGAGCAGGTCGGCGATGTGCGCGGAAAGTCGCTGCTCCACCTGCAATGCCATTTCGGGCAGGACACGCTCTCCTGGGCGCGGCAGGGCGCCCGTGTCACCGGGCTGGACCTCTCCGACGAGGCCATCACGGCGGCGCGCGCGCTGGCGAAGGAGCTCTCTGTGGACGCGCGTTTCGTCGAGGCCAACGTCTACGACGCTCCCGAGGCCCTGGGCGGCGAGACGTTCGATATCGTCTTCACCTCGTACGGCGTCCTCGGGTGGCTCCCGGACATGACGCGCTGGGCGCGCGCGGCCGCGGCGTGCCTGAAGCCCGGGGGCGCCCTGCACCTCGTCGAATTCCACCCTCTCGTGTGGATCTTCGACGACGCGTTCGAGCAGATCGCCTACGCATACGACGGACACGGGGAGCCGATCGTCACCGAACAAACAGGCACGTACGCCGACAGGAGCGCGCCCGTGACGCTGAAGGAGATCGGCTTCAACCACGGGATCGGGACGGTGGTGTCAGCGCTCCTCGACGCGGGCCTCACGCTGGAGCGCCTGCGCGAGCTCGACTGGTCGCCCTACGACATCTTTCCGGACATGGTGGAGGGACCGCCAGGGCAGTTCCGCATGAAGAAGTTCGAGCGCCGGCTGCCGCTCGTCTATGCGCTCACGGCGCGACGGCGCCCCTGA
- a CDS encoding DUF3025 domain-containing protein, giving the protein MSAADRAAPHSSGAPGSTPAPWEPLFYEKSRLYWPIRPLAEAFAGCAGWPPVEDYNRALGEGFPVRFAEQKPRPRRRGRRGPVDPLALYDARIHVEGCVPTRPRNWHDFLNMLVWAAFPRAKAELHARQHRAIAARLHPGAEALPPARTRELDGLALLDEGGLLLLADARAAPLLGDASDLERCAGEVRDAVQRGEAAALVFGHALYESLLQRGPMVHAMVQPIPCDGPLPAAPAALVALADARLRDVLRSPDSFARPERSPRLPLDERVLCK; this is encoded by the coding sequence GTGAGTGCCGCCGACCGAGCTGCGCCGCACTCGAGCGGCGCGCCAGGGAGCACCCCCGCTCCCTGGGAGCCGCTCTTCTACGAGAAGAGCCGGCTCTACTGGCCCATCCGCCCCCTGGCCGAGGCGTTCGCGGGGTGCGCCGGCTGGCCGCCTGTCGAGGACTACAACCGGGCGCTCGGCGAGGGGTTCCCCGTGCGCTTTGCGGAGCAAAAGCCGCGGCCTCGTCGGCGCGGGCGGCGCGGGCCCGTCGACCCCTTGGCGCTCTACGACGCGCGCATCCACGTCGAGGGCTGCGTGCCCACGCGTCCGAGGAACTGGCACGACTTCCTCAACATGCTGGTGTGGGCCGCCTTCCCGCGCGCGAAGGCCGAGCTCCACGCGCGCCAGCACCGGGCGATCGCCGCGCGCCTCCATCCAGGCGCGGAGGCGCTCCCTCCGGCGCGCACGCGCGAGCTGGACGGACTCGCGCTCCTCGACGAGGGGGGGCTCCTGCTGCTCGCCGACGCGCGCGCGGCGCCCCTCCTCGGCGACGCCTCCGATCTGGAGCGCTGCGCCGGCGAGGTGCGGGACGCCGTGCAGCGGGGCGAGGCCGCGGCGCTCGTCTTCGGCCATGCGCTGTACGAGAGCCTCCTCCAGCGCGGTCCGATGGTCCACGCGATGGTGCAGCCCATCCCGTGCGACGGACCGCTGCCCGCCGCGCCGGCCGCGCTCGTGGCGCTGGCCGACGCGCGCCTCCGCGACGTGCTCCGGTCGCCCGACAGCTTCGCGCGCCCGGAGCGCAGCCCGCGCCTCCCCCTGGACGAGCGCGTCCTGTGCAAGTGA
- a CDS encoding MBL fold metallo-hydrolase: MARLEDRLPANAPGDYFVDRSCIDCDVCRQLAPSVFARAPAFEQSIVARQPATPDEHLRAAMALVSCPTASIGTTAPAAGMAAATFAFPEPIDEDVYYCGYSSSSSFGAASYLIRRPEGNVLVDSPRAARPLMKRIRELGGVRTLVLTHRDDVADHRIFRDTFGCDRVIHESDVDDGTALAEVKIGGLDPVALAPDLTLIPVPGHTRGSVALLLRDRYLFTGDHLFFSGELGRLDASRDVCWYSWAEQIRSMERLLQHRFTWVLPGHLRRYRAPSEDAMRAELAELIDRMKMA, translated from the coding sequence ATGGCTCGCCTCGAGGACCGCCTGCCAGCGAACGCACCCGGCGATTACTTCGTCGACCGGTCGTGCATCGACTGCGACGTCTGCCGCCAGCTCGCCCCCTCGGTGTTCGCGCGCGCGCCGGCCTTCGAACAGAGCATCGTGGCTCGCCAGCCCGCGACGCCGGACGAGCACCTCCGCGCGGCCATGGCGCTCGTGTCGTGTCCGACCGCCTCCATCGGCACCACCGCGCCGGCGGCTGGAATGGCGGCCGCCACCTTCGCCTTCCCCGAGCCGATCGACGAGGATGTCTATTATTGCGGCTATTCCTCGTCGTCCTCGTTTGGGGCGGCGAGCTACCTCATCCGGCGACCCGAGGGCAACGTGCTCGTCGACTCGCCCCGCGCCGCCAGGCCGCTCATGAAGCGCATCCGCGAGCTCGGCGGCGTCCGGACCCTGGTGCTCACCCACCGCGACGACGTCGCCGATCACCGGATCTTCCGCGACACATTCGGGTGTGATCGCGTGATCCACGAGAGCGACGTCGACGACGGAACAGCGCTCGCCGAGGTGAAGATCGGGGGGCTCGACCCCGTGGCCCTCGCGCCCGATCTCACCTTGATCCCCGTCCCGGGCCACACGCGAGGCAGCGTCGCGCTCCTCCTCAGGGACCGATACCTCTTCACCGGGGATCATCTCTTCTTCTCCGGCGAGCTCGGGCGACTCGACGCGTCGCGCGACGTCTGCTGGTATTCCTGGGCGGAGCAGATCCGCTCGATGGAGCGCCTCCTCCAGCACCGGTTCACGTGGGTCCTGCCCGGCCACCTCCGCCGGTACCGCGCTCCCTCCGAGGACGCCATGCGCGCCGAGCTCGCCGAGCTCATCGATCGCATGAAGATGGCGTGA
- the allB gene encoding allantoinase AllB: protein MTPDLIVRGLRVVTGGAVRPASVHIQGGTIVSVAGYDELPEGCPVVDAQGAAVMPGLVDAHVHINEPGRTEWEGFETATRAAAAGGVTSLVDMPLNSIPPTTTVAHLEKKARAAQGRCLVDVGFWGGAVPGNAGELVPLLEAGALGFKCFMVDSGVAEFGHVAEADLRAALEVLAGTGAPLLVHAELPGPIDAARAAIAGLDPRTYAAYLRSRPREAEDQAIALLASLCQATGAAAHVVHLSSATALDILRRARDGGAALSAETTPHYLHFAAEEIPDGATPFKCAPPIRERQNREELWAALAGGLIDFVVSDHSPCTPELKRLEAGDFDAAWGGISSLQLGLSIVWTDARRRGIPLERLADWLCRGPARLAGLRRKGEIARGFDADLVIWDPDASFRVEPPILQHRHKVTPYAGEELHGVVQTTYLRGEKVYERGSFPAEARGRWLKREG, encoded by the coding sequence ATGACGCCGGACCTCATCGTTCGCGGGTTGCGGGTGGTCACCGGGGGCGCCGTGCGGCCGGCCTCGGTGCACATCCAGGGCGGCACCATCGTCTCCGTCGCCGGCTACGACGAGCTGCCGGAGGGCTGCCCCGTCGTCGACGCTCAGGGCGCGGCGGTGATGCCCGGGCTGGTCGATGCGCACGTGCACATCAACGAGCCCGGGCGGACCGAGTGGGAGGGCTTCGAGACGGCGACGCGCGCGGCGGCCGCGGGCGGCGTCACGTCGCTCGTCGACATGCCCCTCAACAGCATCCCGCCGACGACCACGGTCGCGCACCTCGAGAAGAAGGCGCGCGCGGCGCAGGGCCGATGCCTCGTCGACGTGGGCTTCTGGGGAGGCGCCGTCCCGGGCAACGCGGGAGAGCTGGTCCCGCTGCTCGAGGCCGGTGCGCTCGGCTTCAAGTGCTTCATGGTCGACTCGGGCGTGGCGGAGTTCGGCCACGTCGCCGAGGCGGACCTCAGGGCGGCGCTCGAGGTGCTCGCGGGCACGGGGGCGCCGCTGCTCGTCCACGCCGAGCTCCCCGGCCCCATCGACGCGGCGCGCGCGGCGATCGCCGGCCTGGATCCGCGCACGTACGCCGCCTACCTGCGCTCGCGCCCGCGAGAGGCGGAGGACCAGGCGATCGCCCTGCTCGCGTCGCTCTGCCAGGCGACGGGCGCGGCGGCGCACGTGGTCCACCTCTCGTCGGCCACGGCGCTCGACATCCTGCGGCGGGCGCGCGACGGCGGCGCCGCGCTGTCCGCCGAGACGACGCCGCACTACCTGCACTTCGCCGCCGAGGAGATCCCGGACGGCGCGACGCCCTTCAAGTGCGCTCCGCCGATCCGGGAGCGGCAGAACCGCGAGGAGCTCTGGGCCGCGCTCGCGGGCGGCCTCATCGATTTCGTCGTCTCCGATCACTCCCCGTGCACCCCCGAGCTCAAGCGGCTCGAAGCCGGCGACTTCGACGCCGCCTGGGGCGGGATCTCGAGCCTGCAGCTCGGCCTGTCGATCGTCTGGACCGACGCCCGCCGCCGGGGCATCCCGCTAGAACGGCTCGCGGACTGGCTGTGTCGCGGGCCCGCGAGGCTCGCCGGATTGCGCCGCAAGGGGGAGATCGCGAGAGGGTTCGACGCCGATCTGGTGATCTGGGATCCCGACGCGAGCTTCCGGGTGGAGCCGCCGATCCTCCAGCACCGGCACAAGGTGACGCCCTACGCCGGCGAGGAGCTCCACGGCGTCGTCCAGACCACCTACCTTCGCGGCGAGAAGGTCTATGAGCGCGGGAGCTTCCCCGCGGAGGCGAGAGGGCGATGGCTGAAGCGAGAGGGGTGA